The genomic interval GTCATCCAGCCCCCGGCCTCGGTGGTCACCTTCCCCGggcccatcctcagctccttcccccagcagagctccgTGGGCTCGGCCGGAGCTCCCTTCGTGGGAGCCGGCTCCGGTGGTTCCTTCGGAGGCCGTGGCGGCTACGGGGGCTTCGGGGGCCGCGGGGGCTATGGAGGCTATGGGGGCTTCGGGGGCTTTGGGGG from Haemorhous mexicanus isolate bHaeMex1 chromosome 31, bHaeMex1.pri, whole genome shotgun sequence carries:
- the LOC132340227 gene encoding claw keratin-like — protein: MSCSSLCTPSCVATPAPLAGTCNEPCVRQCPDSTVVIQPPASVVTFPGPILSSFPQQSSVGSAGAPFVGAGSGGSFGGRGGYGGFGGRGGYGGYGGFGGFGGFGGCGGFGGFGGSCGGYRGCGPC